The Bradyrhizobium oligotrophicum S58 genome contains the following window.
CACGGCTTGGCCGCGTTGCCAAAGCGTGAGACAAAGCGGCAAAACAGCGACGTGCGAGGAAAGACCCGTGGCGGACACTGCGATTCGCGAAGCCATCTGCCGGTTCGGCCGCTCGCTGTTCGAGCGCGGACTGACGCCGGGCTCGTCCGGCAACATCAGCGTGCGGCTCGACGACGGCGGCTGGCTGGTGACGCCGACCAACGCCTCGCTCGGCTTCCTCGATCCGGCCAGGCTGTCGCGGCTCGATGCCCAGGGCACGCTGGTCTCGGGCGATGCGCCGACCAAGGAGGTGCCGCTGCACACGGCGCTGTACCAGACCCGCGATGCGGCGCGCGCGGTGGTGCATCTGCACTCGACCCATTCGGTCGCGATCTCGATGCTGCCGGAGATCGATCCGCTGATGGCGCTGCCGCCGCTGACACCTTATTATTTGATGCGCTGCGGCCAGACCGCGCTGGTGCCCTATCATCGGCCGGGCGATCCCGCAGTCGCCGATGCGATCAAGGGGCTGGCCGGAAAATACGCCTCGGTGCTGCTGGCCAATCACGGGCCCGTCGTGTCCGGTGACACGCTGGAGGCCGCCGTGTTCGCGATGGAGGAGCTCGAGGAGACCGCAAAGCTGTATCTGCTGCTGCGCGGGCTCAACCCGCGGCATCTGTCGCCGCAGCAGGTGGACGATCTGGTCAAGGTCTTCGGCCTCACCCTGCCCGATCACAGCGATCATCACTGATCCCACCGGCGGATGGATGGGCATGCACTATTTCGCAACGACACCAGCCGAGATCGATGCCGCCGTCCGGGTGCTCTACGAGGAGGCCCGCTTCTATCGCTGGTTTCCGACCGCAACCGACTCCTATGACGCGTTCGCCGCCTCCGATCCGATCGCGGTCAGCGAGCTGCGCGGCATCGCCGAGCGCATGCTGGTGGCCGCCGCGCAGGCCAGATCGTGGGCACGACGGGTCTAGCTTGCGGCCAAGCTTCCCTGCACGCGGCGGACGCTGCGCCGCCTTGTCGCTCATCAAGCTGCCTTGCGTGTGGACGGCAACGATGCCTAATATTGAGGCAAGGCACGGCTGCGACCGCAATCAGGGACGGACTGAACGACGAGGAAAGCACCGACAGCGCCGCGCTGGTGCGGCGCGATGATGCACCCAGCTCGTCCACCGTCGATTGCGACCTCACCCGTTCAGCACGCCGAAGCAGGGAAAGGACAGGCAAAATGCCTCCACATCGGCGTGGGCGCGGCTGTTTGCCCGGATTGGCGCCAGATCTGAGCGGGCCGCCGCCAGGACCGGGGACTGCCCTGTCCATCATTGCATGCGCATTTCACCCAACGCGCAATCTTCGCGCACCGCGCCGACCGCATGCCGATCCTTGGCATACCCGTTGCAGACATGTGACGGGTCGGACCGCCGGCGCGCCGCGGCGCGGGCTGCGATCATGACCGACACAGGACAGGACGACGGAGGGCGGATGGCGGCGGGCGCGAGCTTGGAACTGGTGAAGGTGACGAAAATGTACGGTCACGTCACCGCCGTCGACGCGATCGATCTGCGGATTCCCGCCGGCTCCTATTGCTGCCTGCTCGGTCCGTCCGGCTGTGGCAAGACCTCCACCCTGCGCATGATCGCAGGCCATGAGTCCGCGACATCGGGCGACATCATCGTCGGCGCGCGCAACGTCACCGAGCTGCCGCCGGCCGGGCGCGGCACGGCGATGATGTTCCAGTCCTACGCGCTGTTTCCGCATCTCTCGGTCATCGACAACGTCGCGTTTGCGTTGAAGATGAAAGGCGTGTCCAAGCCCGAGCGCCACGCCAAGGCGCGCGAGTTGCTCGATCTGGTGGACATGCAGAGCTATGCCGGCCGCCTACCAGCGCAGCTCTCCGGCGGCCAGCAGCAGCGCGTGGCGCTGGCGCGGGCGCTGATCACCTCGCCGCAGATCCTGCTGCTCGACGAGCCGCTGTCGGCGCTCGATCCGTTCCTGCGCTTGCGCATGCGCGCCGAGTTGAAGCGGCTGCAGCGAGAGCTCGGCCTCACCTTCGTCCACGTCACGCATGGCCAGGACGAGGCCATGGCGCTGTCCGACCTCGTGGTGCTGATGAATGGCGGCCGCATCGAGCAGCAGGGCAGCCCGCGCGAGATCTTCAACCATCCGCGCACCGAATTCGCAGCACGCTTCATCGGCGGCCATAACGTGATTCCTGTGAACGGCGAGACCTTTGCCGTGCGGGTCGACCGCATCCAGCTGAAGGCGCCGAATGCTGCGATCGACGGGCCGGCGGTGCCGGGCACCATCAGCAAGATCGAATACCAGGGCACGTATGTGCTGGTCGCGGTGGCGACCGACGGCGGCCC
Protein-coding sequences here:
- a CDS encoding ABC transporter ATP-binding protein; the encoded protein is MAAGASLELVKVTKMYGHVTAVDAIDLRIPAGSYCCLLGPSGCGKTSTLRMIAGHESATSGDIIVGARNVTELPPAGRGTAMMFQSYALFPHLSVIDNVAFALKMKGVSKPERHAKARELLDLVDMQSYAGRLPAQLSGGQQQRVALARALITSPQILLLDEPLSALDPFLRLRMRAELKRLQRELGLTFVHVTHGQDEAMALSDLVVLMNGGRIEQQGSPREIFNHPRTEFAARFIGGHNVIPVNGETFAVRVDRIQLKAPNAAIDGPAVPGTISKIEYQGTYVLVAVATDGGPEVSAQLSDDQFDAETHNIGERVVLTWNPALADALTPRPAAAAAPAAELVA
- the otnC gene encoding 3-oxo-tetronate 4-phosphate decarboxylase, which gives rise to MADTAIREAICRFGRSLFERGLTPGSSGNISVRLDDGGWLVTPTNASLGFLDPARLSRLDAQGTLVSGDAPTKEVPLHTALYQTRDAARAVVHLHSTHSVAISMLPEIDPLMALPPLTPYYLMRCGQTALVPYHRPGDPAVADAIKGLAGKYASVLLANHGPVVSGDTLEAAVFAMEELEETAKLYLLLRGLNPRHLSPQQVDDLVKVFGLTLPDHSDHH